The nucleotide window GTTCCCGAAGAGCCACCGCTTGAACTGTGGCCGCTGGTGGGGAACTCCAATCCGTTCGTTGTGCTAGATATCAAGGAGATCCAATGACCGAGCGACCCGACGGCAATGGTGCCGTAGCTGCGCATAAGTCGCCGCCCGGCTCACACCGCGCTACCCACAGCCGGAACGCGGACGAGAAGTTCACCGGATCTCCGGATCCCTACAAGGACACCGACGGCAAGTTCGACGAAGAAGCGCTGATTGCCGAGTTCGAGGCGGAGAAGCCTGCCCGGCACCTCACCGGCACGCCGGCGCTCATCATCAAGGCGGTTGGCGTCATCCTGTCCGTCTTCGGCCTGTACTGGGTGTTCAACCCGATGGCCACGCAGTTCTACCTGCCGGCGTTCCTGATGATCGGCCTGTCCATGACGTTCCTCGTCTACCGCGGCTGGGGCCGGTCGGACCAGGCCAAGGAAGACATCAAGGAAGGCCGCCGGTCGGACAATCCGCACATCCTCGACTGGGCACTGGCGATCATCGCCATCGTGCCGTTCCTCTACATCATTTCCGACTGGGACGCGTTCTTCCGCCGGGCCATCATCCCCACCTACCTCGACCTGATCATGGGCACCATCGCCATCCTCGTTGTGCTGGAGGCGGCACGGCGGACCGTGGGGATCCTGGTGCCGATCGTCGTCCTCGGCTTCTTCGCTTACGCCTATTTCGGTCCGTACATTCCGGATCCGTTCCAGACGTCGTCGTTCGGGTGGGTCCGCCTGGTGGGCCACAACGTGATGGGAACGCAGGGCATCTTCGGTGTTCCAACGGATGTGGCGGCGACGTACATCATCCTGTTCACTATCTACGGCGCCGTGCTGACGGCGTCGGGAGCCACGAAGTTCTTCATTGACCTGTCCTTCTCGGCATTCGGCCAGTCCAAATCGGGCCCGGGCCGCACAGTCACGATGGCGGGCTTCCTCCTCGGTACGGTGTCGGGTTCCGGCGTCGCCACCACGGTGACCCTCGGTGGTATTTCCTGGCCGCTGCTGAAGAAGGCCGGCTACCCCAAGGAGCACGGTGGCGGTGTCCTCGCGGCCGCCGGTATCGGCGCGATCATGTCGCCCCCGACCCTCGGCGCTGCGGCGTTCATCATCGCCGCTCTGCTGAATGTCTCCTACCTCCAGGTCCTGATCTGGGCCACTATCCCGACCCTCCTGTATTACCTCGGCATCATCCTCGCCATCGAGATGGATGCCCGGAAGTTCAAGACGAAGCCGGTAGAGATCGATACGACGCCCGCCGGCAAGCTGCTGCTCCGCTTCGGCTACCACTTCAGCTCGCTGATCGCGATTGTGGTGTTCATGGCCCTGGGCATGACGCCGTTCCGCGCCGTCGTCTACGCAACGATCCTCGCGTTCCTCCTCAGCTTCCTCGACAAGCAGTCCTGGATGACGCCGAAGCGGATCTGGGACGCGCTGGCCACCGGCGCTACCGGCGCCCTCTCGGTCATTCCCGTCATGGCCGCCGCAGGCCTGATTGTCGGCATCATGACCCTGACCGGGTTGGGCCTGAAGCTCGCGAACATCATTGTGGACTTCGCCGGCGGCAGCCTGTTCCTCACCGCGCTGTTCTCGGCGATCTCGGTGATCCTGCTGGGCCTCGCGGTTCCCGTCACTGCGAGCTTCATCATCTCCTGGGTGATCATCGGCCCGGCACTGCAGGACGTCGGCGTCCCCGCGTTCGCCGCCGCGATGTTCATCTTCTACTACTCCGTGCTCAGCGAAGTGTCGCCTCCGACCGCGCTCTCCCCGTTTGCGGCGTCGGCCATTACCGGCGGCAAACCGATCAAGACGATGTGGCTCACGTGGCGGTACACGCTCTCCGCGTTCCTGGTTCCGTTCATCTTCGTGCTGACCGGCCCGGGTATCGGGCTGCTGATGCAGGGCGGCGTGGGTACCGTGCTTCTGGCGCTGGCGGTTTCAACCGTCGCCGTCGCAGCGCTGGCCGTGGCCACCGGCGGCTGGATCATGGGCCCGGCCAATTGGATAGAGCGGGTGCTCATCGGCGTCGGTTCGCTGCCGCTGCTGGTCATGGAGCCGTTGTTCCTCATGGTCGGCGCGGCGCTGATCGCTGTCGGTCTGGTGCTGCACGTGGTCCGCGTGAAGCGGCACCCGCATGATGATTCCGCCACCCCGGCACGCTCAGAGACTGACCGCTCGCGGACGGCTGAATCGACCCCGTGAACCTACCGTCCTCCGGACGGCCTGTAACCACCCTGTTGCAGGCCGTCTCGGTCACCACCACCGGGGTGCTGCCGGCGTTCCTGCTGGGCGCGCTGGCAGTGCAGATCCGCGACGACCTCGACCTGGGGCCGGCGCAGATGGGCATCGCAGCAGCAACCCTGTTTGCGGTGGCCGGGATATCCGCCCGCCTCATGGGCCGGATCGTCCAGCGCGTGGGAGCAGGGCGGGGTATGGTCTTTTCGGCCATCCTCGCAACTCTGGCGTTGGCAGGCGCCGGTGCAGCACCGTCATTCCCCGTTCTGGTGGCGGCGCTGTTCATCGGCGGCCTCGCCAACGCCATGGCCCAGCCCTCTGCCAACCTCGGCATTTCGCGGAGCATCGGCAGCAACCGGCTGGGCCTGGCGTTCGGGGTGAAGCAGTCGTCCATCCCGATGGCGTCGCTGCTGGGCGGGCTCGCCGTCCCAGGCATCGCACTGGTGCTCGGCTGGCGGTATGCGTTCTTCTTCGGCGCCGGGCTGGCGCTATGCCTGGCCGTATGGGCTTTCTTCCGCGGGCAGGCACCATTGACGACGACGACGGCGGCCGGCCACCCGGAGGACCGCGGCACCCCGCGTGCCGGGCTGGTAGTCCTCACGATCGGTGCCGGCCTCGCTGCCGCTGCCGCCACTTCGCTGGGTGTGTTCCTGGTGGACTCGATGGTGCAGTCGGGCATTGAACCGAGCACCGCGGGACTCCTTTTTGCCGGGGCGGCGGTGGTGGGCCTGAGCATCCGCATCCTCCTCGGTGCGCTGATGGACAAGATGCCCACCCGCAGCCCCTACGTACTGATCGCCAATCTGCTGGTGGCCGGCGTCGTCGGCTATCTCATGCTCAGTGTCGGGTCCACCGCGCTGATGGTGACCGGCACACTTCTTGCCTACAGCGCAGGCTGGACCTGGCCGGGGCTGCTGCACTTCGCCGTCGTGCGGGATAACCGGCTGGCAGCCGCATCGGCGACCGGCGTTGTCCAGACCGGGCTGTCGCTCGGCGCGGCCGGCGGGCCGCTGTTGTTCGGGCTGCTGGTCAGCGCCACCTCATACTCCACTGCCTGGGTGGTGGCCGGCGTCGTGGCGCTGGCAGCTGCCATTACTTTCCGCATCGGGCGCCGGCTGATCCGCAAGTCGCGGGGAGTTCCGGTGTTCACACTTTCCTCGATGCGACGCAAACCCACACCCGTAAAGGAGACTTCATGACAGCCACACGCTATGCGGTGATCGGCGGCGGAATTCTGGGGACCGCCGTCGCGCGCCGGCTGCTCCAGCAGGAGCCGGACGCTTCCGTGACCGTCCTCGAGAAGGAAGATTCGCTTGCCGCGCACCAGACCGGCCGAAACTCCGGCGTGGTGCACGCCGGGCTGTACTACACGCCCGGATCGCTGAAGGCGAAGCTGTGCCGACGCGGCGTGGAGCTGCTGAAGGAGTACTGCGCTTCGAAAGATTTGGCATATGACGAGATCGGCAAGGTGCTTGTTGCCCGGAACGCGGTGGAGGAATCGCGGCTGGGTGACATCATGACCCGCGCCCGGGCCAACGGAGTCCCGGGTGTGCGGATCATCGACCGCGACGAGTTGCGTGAGATTGAGCCGCACGTTGAGGGTGTTGGCGGGCTGCACTCCCCGCATACGGCGATCGTGGACTACGGCGCTGTGACCCGATCCTTTGCGGACGACGTGGTCGCTGCCGGCGGTACGGTGCACACCGGGTTCGAGGTCACGGGCATCACCCAGCGCGGCAACGAGACGCTGGTGACCGGGACCCACAACGGGACGGACACCTGGGAGATCTTCGACTCGGTGATCATCTGCGCCGGGCTGCAGGCGGACCGGGTGGCTGGGCTGGCCGGTGATCGGGAGGACCCGAAGATTGTGCCCTTCCGCGGCGAGTACTACCTGTTGAAGCCTTCGAAACGCTCGCTGGTCCGCGGGTTGGTGTATCCCGTTCCAGACCCGCAGTACCCGTTCCTCGGCGTGCACCTGACTCCGCGGACCGACGGCGAGGTCATGGTCGGGCCTAACGCGGTGCTCGCACTCGCCCGTGAGGCGTACGGCTGGGGCACTGTGTCTCCCCGCGACCTGGGCGATGCCGTGGGGTACCCCGGCTTCCGGGCCTTCGCGAAGCAGCACTGGAAGACGGGCGCTGTCGAGATGGTGGGGTCGCTGAGCAGGCGCCGCTTCGTGAATGAAGCGCGCAAGTATGTGCCGGAGCTGACCGTTGACGACGTCGTTCCCGGGCCAAGTGGGATCCGCGCCCAGGCGCTGGACCGCGACGGTTCGCTGGTGGACGACTTCCGGATCTCCCGCCACGGGTCGGTGCTGGCGGTGCGGAATGCGCCGTCGCCGGCCGCGACGTCATCGCTGGCGATCGCCGAGCACATTGTTTCGCTTGTTTTGGATACTGATAGTAAGGAAGTTGCATGACGCACTTGAAGAGGGGGCTCTGGGGCGTGCTGGCCACGCCGTTCACCGGGCCGTCATTCGCCGTCGACACCGAGTCGCTTCGCCGGGAGGTGGAGCTGTACACGCACATTCCGGCCACCGGCATGGTGGCGCTGGGAGTGTTCGGTGAGGGCGCCACGCTGGATACCGCTGAGCAGCGGCTCATCGTCTCCACCGTCGCCGAGGCCGCCGAGGAGACGCCCCTGATCGTGGGGTTGTCGGCGCGGAGCACCAACGTCGCGATTGAGCAGGCCCGCACAGCGGTCGAGGCAGCCGGGTCCAATCTCGCCGCGCTCATGGTGCAGGCGAACACGCCCAATCCGGACCTGCTGACCGCGCACTTCACCGCGCTCCACGAAGCGACCGGCGCCGACATCGTGCTGCAGGACTACCCCGTCGCGTCCGGCGTGAAGATCAGCACCGCGCAGATTCTCGCCGTCGTGGAGCGCTGCCCGTTCATTTCGGCGATCAAGTCCGAGGCACCGCCCACGGCTGCGGCTATTGCTCAGTTGACCCGCGCCACGGACGTGCCGGTGTTCGGTGGGCTCGGCGGCGTCGGCCTGATTGATGAGCTCGCGGCGGGTGCCGCGGGCGCCATGACCGGCTTCTCCCACCCGGAGGCGCTGCAGTTGGCGATCCAAGCGAACGACGACGGCGGCTTCCGTGCCGCCCGCGACGTCTTTGCACCGTGGTTGCCGCTGGCGAACTTCGAGGGTCAGCCGGGGATCGGCCTGGCGCTGCGCAAGGAGATCCTTCGCAGGCGCGGCATCATCGCCGAAGCGCTGGTCCGCCCGCCTGCGCCGACACTGCCTGCTGAACTGGCCGACATGATCGATGGACACCTGGATGCTGTAAAGGAGCTTGCCTAAATGGATACCGGACTCAAGGGGAAGAACGTACTGGTACCGGGGTCGAGCTCCGGGATTGGCCTGGCCATTGCGCAGGCGCTGGCCGGTGAGGGTGCCAACGTGGTGCTCGCCGCCCGCCGGGAGGATGTAGTGCAGGCGGAGGCCGGAAAGCTGCCGTCCGCCGTCGGGGTCGGCCTTGACCTGACCCTCGATGGTGCCCCGGAGCGGCTCGTCGAGGCGGCCGAGAAGGCGTTCGGGCCCGTCGATGTGCTGATCCTCAACAGCGGCGGACCGCCGCCCGGTGGCGCCGCTGACGTAACGGATGAGCAGACCCTCGCCGCCGTGAACCAGCTGCTGCTGCAGCACATCAAGCTGGTTTCGCTGGTGCTGCCCGGCATGCGGGAGCGGGGCTGGGGGCGGATTGTCGCCGTCGGGTCCTCCGGGGTGCAGAGCCCGCTGCCGAACCTGGCGCTGTCCAACATCGGCCGCGCCGGGCTCGCCGGGTACCTGAAGACGCTGGCGGGTGAGGTGGCTGCCGATGGCGTCACCGTGAATATGGTGCTGCCCGGCCGGATTGATACCGATCGCGTGGCGTCGCTCGATGCGGGCGCCGCCAAGCGCACGGGCAAGACGCCCGAGGAAGCACGGGCCTCGTCGGAGGCGACCATCCCCGCAGGCCGGTACGGGAAGCCGGAAGAGTTCGGCGCCGTCGTCGCGTTCCTGGCGAGCCAGCCCGCGGCCTACGTGACCGGTGAGCAGATCCGCTGCGACGGCGGACTGGTAAGGAGCTACTGATGATGAACCACACGCTGCACCTTTGCTCGGTCCGTGAGGGAGACGCCGAGGTTGCCGCCGTCGTGCATCCGCAACGCGGCCTCGCCCTGGTCCGCGACCTCATTCCCGGCTTCCATGGGGACGTCCGCGAGATCCTTAGCGAGGAACTGCTCGACAAGCTGGAGGATCTGGTCCGCACGGTCGACGACGGCGAATACGACCACATCTTCAAGGACCCTTCCACGGTCACGTACGGCGCACCCTACCGGCATCCGCGGATGCTGTGGGGCATCGGGCTGAACTATATGGAGCACGCATCGGACCTGTCCGAGGGTGTTCCGGAGGAGCCGGCGTCGTTCATCAAGGGCGACCACACCATCATCGGGCCGGGCGAGGACATTCCCATCCCGTCGCAGAGCGAGCGGACTACCGCGGAGGGGGAGGTCGCCGTCGTCATCGGGCGGTACTGCCGCAATGTGGAGGTGGAGGACGCGCTGGACTATGTGGCCGGCGTCGTGCCTGTGCTCGATCAGACCGCGGAGGACATCCTGCAGAGGAACCCGCGGTTCCTGACGCGGTCCAAGAACTTCCCCGGCTTCTTCTCGTTCGGGCCGCGGATCGTGCCGCTGGCCGAGGCAGTGGGCGACGGGATCCTCGCGGACATGGAGGTGTCCACGGTGGTGAACGGGGAGGTGCTGAGGACCAACACCGTGGCGCACATGCGGTACAGCCCCGAATATCTGATCAGTTTCCACTCAAAGGTGATGCCGCTGTATCCGGGCGACATCATTTCAACGGGCACGCCGGGCGCGATCCATATCAAGCCCGGTGATGTCGCCGAGGCGCGGGTGGCCCGCGTCGGGACGTTGACCAACCCGGTGACTGCAGGAACGTAGAACGCAAGACCAAGCACCACCCAGCACCACGCACCACGCACCACCACGCACCACCATCGAGTGGGCGCTGAGAACGGGTTCCCGGCAGGAAGCACGTAGCCAGCGCCCAGTCGATGCACCAAAAGTAAGGAGATGACGATGGGCACGTCAGGTTCAGGCCCTCTCGAGGGCGTCCGGGTGGCGGACTTTTCCCGCGTTCTCGCGGGACCCTATGCGTCGATGATGCTCGCCGATTTCGGGGCGGACGTCATCAAGGTGGAGAGCCCTGCCGGGGATGACACCCGGTCCTGGACGCCGCCCGTCGACGAGCACGGCGTCGGCACGTACTTCTCGAGCGTGAACCGGAACAAGCGCTCGGTGGTGTGCGATCTTCGGACCTCCGAGGGCCTCGCCCGGGCAAAGGACATCGCGCTGCACGCGGACGTGATCATCGAGAACTTCCGGCCCGGCGTGATGAAGAAGTTCGGGCTGGACTACGAGACGCTGGAGCGCTCAGACCTCATCTACTGCTCCATCACCGGCTTCGGCTCGACGGCGGGGGCTCACCTTCCGGGGTATGACCTGCTGGTGCAGGCCGTCGGCGGGTTGATGAGCGTGACCGGATCGCTGGACTCGGAGCCGAGCAAGGTGGGTGTGGCGCTGGTCGACGTGGTGACCGGGCAGAACGCGGCACTTGGGATTCTGGCTGCGCTGCGGCATAAGGACGCCACCGGGCAGGGACAGCGGATCGACGTGAACCTGCTGTCGTCGCTGCTGGCGGGGCTGGTGAACCAGGCGTCGAGCACGCTGGCCACCGGTGAGGCGCCGCAGCGGATGGGGAACGCGCATCCGTCGATCGCTCCGTATGAGACGTTGAAGACCGCCGACGGGCCGCTCGCCGTCGCCGTCGGAACCGACCGGCAGTTTGCTTCGCTGGTGCGGATCCTCGGAGTTCCCGAAATGTCCGACGATGAGCGGTTCAAAACCAACACCCAGCGCGTGGCCCACCGCGATGAGCTCAAGTCTCTCCTCGAGGAGCAGCTCGCCAAGCGTCCCGCGGCCGAGTGGTCCGCCGTCCTGTCCAAGGAGGGCGTCCCGGCCGGGAAGGTGAACTCCATTGTGGAGGCCCTCCAGCTGGCCGAGGAGCTGGGACTTGATCCCGCCGTCGAAATGAACGACGACGCCGGACCGCGCACCAGCCACCAGGTCGCCAACCCGATCCACCTCTCAGAGACCCCTGCCAGCTACCGGCGCCTGCCGCCGCTGCTCGGCGAACACAACGATGCGACCTTCGCGGCGCTCTCGACCATCACCAGCGGAAAGTAGTAGAACCATGACTGTTGACCTTCTGTCCATCGACTCGCTCCTGTCGCAGGAGGAGCTTGCGCTGCGTGCCTCTGTCCGGGAGTTTGTGCAGACCGAGATCAAGCCGAACATCGCGGAGTGGTATGACAACGCGGTGTTCCCGCTGGAGATCGTGCCGAAGATGGCCGAGCTGGGTGTGCTCGGCATGCACATCAAGGGTTACGGCTGCCCGGGCCGCAGCTCGGTGGAGTATGGCCTGGCCGCGATGGAGCTTGAGGCGGGCGACTCCGGGCTGCGGACGTTCGTGAGCGTGCAGGGGTCGCTGGCGATGAGCGCACTGGCGAAGCACGGTTCCGAGGAGCAGAAGAACGAGTGGCTGCCGCGCATGGCGAAGGGCGAGGTGATCGGTTGCTTCGGGCTGACAGAGCCCGGGTCGGGGTCCGATCCGGGGTCGATGATCACGAACGCTCGTCGCGATGGGTCCGATTGGGTGCTCAACGGCGCCAAGCGCTGGATCGGGCTGGCGTCGGTCGCGCAGGTCGCGATCATTTGGGCCTCGACCGACGACGGCGTTCGCGGCTTTGTCGTCCCCACCGATACCCCGGGTTTCACGGCGACCCCGATCACCCAGAAGCTGTCGATGCGGGCGTCGATTCAGTGCGACATCACGCTCGAGGATGTGCGGCTGCCCGAGTCTGCGATGCTGCCGAAGGCTAAGGGGCTGCGAGGGCCCTTCGAGTGCCTGAACGAGGCGCGGTACGGCATCATCTGGGGTGCGATGGGTGCGGCGCGTGACAGCTATGAGGCGGCG belongs to Arthrobacter tumbae and includes:
- a CDS encoding TRAP transporter permease — translated: MTERPDGNGAVAAHKSPPGSHRATHSRNADEKFTGSPDPYKDTDGKFDEEALIAEFEAEKPARHLTGTPALIIKAVGVILSVFGLYWVFNPMATQFYLPAFLMIGLSMTFLVYRGWGRSDQAKEDIKEGRRSDNPHILDWALAIIAIVPFLYIISDWDAFFRRAIIPTYLDLIMGTIAILVVLEAARRTVGILVPIVVLGFFAYAYFGPYIPDPFQTSSFGWVRLVGHNVMGTQGIFGVPTDVAATYIILFTIYGAVLTASGATKFFIDLSFSAFGQSKSGPGRTVTMAGFLLGTVSGSGVATTVTLGGISWPLLKKAGYPKEHGGGVLAAAGIGAIMSPPTLGAAAFIIAALLNVSYLQVLIWATIPTLLYYLGIILAIEMDARKFKTKPVEIDTTPAGKLLLRFGYHFSSLIAIVVFMALGMTPFRAVVYATILAFLLSFLDKQSWMTPKRIWDALATGATGALSVIPVMAAAGLIVGIMTLTGLGLKLANIIVDFAGGSLFLTALFSAISVILLGLAVPVTASFIISWVIIGPALQDVGVPAFAAAMFIFYYSVLSEVSPPTALSPFAASAITGGKPIKTMWLTWRYTLSAFLVPFIFVLTGPGIGLLMQGGVGTVLLALAVSTVAVAALAVATGGWIMGPANWIERVLIGVGSLPLLVMEPLFLMVGAALIAVGLVLHVVRVKRHPHDDSATPARSETDRSRTAESTP
- a CDS encoding MFS transporter, producing the protein MNLPSSGRPVTTLLQAVSVTTTGVLPAFLLGALAVQIRDDLDLGPAQMGIAAATLFAVAGISARLMGRIVQRVGAGRGMVFSAILATLALAGAGAAPSFPVLVAALFIGGLANAMAQPSANLGISRSIGSNRLGLAFGVKQSSIPMASLLGGLAVPGIALVLGWRYAFFFGAGLALCLAVWAFFRGQAPLTTTTAAGHPEDRGTPRAGLVVLTIGAGLAAAAATSLGVFLVDSMVQSGIEPSTAGLLFAGAAVVGLSIRILLGALMDKMPTRSPYVLIANLLVAGVVGYLMLSVGSTALMVTGTLLAYSAGWTWPGLLHFAVVRDNRLAAASATGVVQTGLSLGAAGGPLLFGLLVSATSYSTAWVVAGVVALAAAITFRIGRRLIRKSRGVPVFTLSSMRRKPTPVKETS
- the lhgO gene encoding L-2-hydroxyglutarate oxidase gives rise to the protein MTATRYAVIGGGILGTAVARRLLQQEPDASVTVLEKEDSLAAHQTGRNSGVVHAGLYYTPGSLKAKLCRRGVELLKEYCASKDLAYDEIGKVLVARNAVEESRLGDIMTRARANGVPGVRIIDRDELREIEPHVEGVGGLHSPHTAIVDYGAVTRSFADDVVAAGGTVHTGFEVTGITQRGNETLVTGTHNGTDTWEIFDSVIICAGLQADRVAGLAGDREDPKIVPFRGEYYLLKPSKRSLVRGLVYPVPDPQYPFLGVHLTPRTDGEVMVGPNAVLALAREAYGWGTVSPRDLGDAVGYPGFRAFAKQHWKTGAVEMVGSLSRRRFVNEARKYVPELTVDDVVPGPSGIRAQALDRDGSLVDDFRISRHGSVLAVRNAPSPAATSSLAIAEHIVSLVLDTDSKEVA
- a CDS encoding dihydrodipicolinate synthase family protein, whose protein sequence is MTHLKRGLWGVLATPFTGPSFAVDTESLRREVELYTHIPATGMVALGVFGEGATLDTAEQRLIVSTVAEAAEETPLIVGLSARSTNVAIEQARTAVEAAGSNLAALMVQANTPNPDLLTAHFTALHEATGADIVLQDYPVASGVKISTAQILAVVERCPFISAIKSEAPPTAAAIAQLTRATDVPVFGGLGGVGLIDELAAGAAGAMTGFSHPEALQLAIQANDDGGFRAARDVFAPWLPLANFEGQPGIGLALRKEILRRRGIIAEALVRPPAPTLPAELADMIDGHLDAVKELA
- a CDS encoding SDR family oxidoreductase, giving the protein MDTGLKGKNVLVPGSSSGIGLAIAQALAGEGANVVLAARREDVVQAEAGKLPSAVGVGLDLTLDGAPERLVEAAEKAFGPVDVLILNSGGPPPGGAADVTDEQTLAAVNQLLLQHIKLVSLVLPGMRERGWGRIVAVGSSGVQSPLPNLALSNIGRAGLAGYLKTLAGEVAADGVTVNMVLPGRIDTDRVASLDAGAAKRTGKTPEEARASSEATIPAGRYGKPEEFGAVVAFLASQPAAYVTGEQIRCDGGLVRSY
- a CDS encoding fumarylacetoacetate hydrolase family protein, with protein sequence MMNHTLHLCSVREGDAEVAAVVHPQRGLALVRDLIPGFHGDVREILSEELLDKLEDLVRTVDDGEYDHIFKDPSTVTYGAPYRHPRMLWGIGLNYMEHASDLSEGVPEEPASFIKGDHTIIGPGEDIPIPSQSERTTAEGEVAVVIGRYCRNVEVEDALDYVAGVVPVLDQTAEDILQRNPRFLTRSKNFPGFFSFGPRIVPLAEAVGDGILADMEVSTVVNGEVLRTNTVAHMRYSPEYLISFHSKVMPLYPGDIISTGTPGAIHIKPGDVAEARVARVGTLTNPVTAGT
- a CDS encoding CaiB/BaiF CoA transferase family protein; this encodes MGTSGSGPLEGVRVADFSRVLAGPYASMMLADFGADVIKVESPAGDDTRSWTPPVDEHGVGTYFSSVNRNKRSVVCDLRTSEGLARAKDIALHADVIIENFRPGVMKKFGLDYETLERSDLIYCSITGFGSTAGAHLPGYDLLVQAVGGLMSVTGSLDSEPSKVGVALVDVVTGQNAALGILAALRHKDATGQGQRIDVNLLSSLLAGLVNQASSTLATGEAPQRMGNAHPSIAPYETLKTADGPLAVAVGTDRQFASLVRILGVPEMSDDERFKTNTQRVAHRDELKSLLEEQLAKRPAAEWSAVLSKEGVPAGKVNSIVEALQLAEELGLDPAVEMNDDAGPRTSHQVANPIHLSETPASYRRLPPLLGEHNDATFAALSTITSGK
- a CDS encoding acyl-CoA dehydrogenase family protein; its protein translation is MTVDLLSIDSLLSQEELALRASVREFVQTEIKPNIAEWYDNAVFPLEIVPKMAELGVLGMHIKGYGCPGRSSVEYGLAAMELEAGDSGLRTFVSVQGSLAMSALAKHGSEEQKNEWLPRMAKGEVIGCFGLTEPGSGSDPGSMITNARRDGSDWVLNGAKRWIGLASVAQVAIIWASTDDGVRGFVVPTDTPGFTATPITQKLSMRASIQCDITLEDVRLPESAMLPKAKGLRGPFECLNEARYGIIWGAMGAARDSYEAALNYSKERLQFGKPLSGYQLTQQKLVNMALEINKGMLLALQVGRLKDAGTLEPYQISVGKLNNCREAIEICREARAMLGGNGITLDYSPLRHANNLESVRTYEGTDEVHTLILGNHITGTPAFR